From Pseudopipra pipra isolate bDixPip1 chromosome 9, bDixPip1.hap1, whole genome shotgun sequence, a single genomic window includes:
- the LOC135418580 gene encoding uncharacterized protein LOC135418580: MEDLQQYPTSAANTPSAWHGDAHYGSKLAVRGSGSVKSSRTAPHRGSCRSHPRPPVPAGSEAAPRCPGIPPRLLAGSAAPAPPSRRTNFAPNSARLRGALPGPAPRTAVAAGGRLPPRIPPPPPTCSRRRSPQRPAHPPPPPAAAAPEAAGGLRAPLPGWLRRAAGAEPARAEAAPGPRWRRRSPAAPVPCSPLATASPSRGEREPPRPARPAGRGRCPPATPPPAAPAPPGQQRRSPTPSVSLRPPPLAPCSGTPLPTRCLAALCPNPTDPRRHLSRGSSHRSRLPALPSALPPFGRRLKKVLPAQGGW, from the exons ATGGAAGACCTCCAACAGTATCCTACTTCAGCAGCAAACACTCCTAGTGCTTGG CACGGAGATGCTCACTACGGCTCTAAGTTGGCTGTGCGCGGCTCTGGAAGTGTTAAATCctcccgcacggccccgcacCGCGGTTCCTGCCGCTCGCATCCCCGCCCGCCCGTCCCGGCCGGCAGCGAGGCGGCCCCGCGCTGCCCGGGCATCCCTCCCCGCCTCCTCGCCGGCTCCGCCGCGCCAGCGCCTCCCTCCCGGCGGACAAACTTTGCGCCCAACTCCGCTCGGCTCCGCGGGGCGCTGCCGGGACCCGCTCCGCGCACGGCggtggcggcgggcgggcggctcCCCCCGCGGATCCCGCCGCCTCCTCCTACCTGCAGCCGGCGCCGCTCCCCGCAGCGCCCcgctcatcctcctcctcctcctgctgctgctgctcccgaGGCGGCGGGCGGGCTGCGCGCCCCGCTCCCTGGCTGGCTGCGCCGCGCTGCTGGCGCGGAGCCTGCGCGGGCGGAGGCGGCTCCGGGCCCGCGGTGGCGGCGCCGGTCCCCTGCAGCCCCggtcccctgcagccccctcgCTACCGCATCCCCCAGTCGCGGGGAGCGGgagcccccccgccccgcccggcccgcggGCAGGGGGCGGTGCCCGCCGGCAACCCCCCCTccggcagccccggccccccccgggcagcaGCGCCGGTCCCCAACTCCCTCTGTCTCCCTCCGTCCTCCTCCGCTCGCTCCGTGCTCGGGGACGCCGCTCCCAACCCGCTGCCTGGCCGCGCTCTGCCCAAACCCCACCGACCCCCGGCGGCACCTCTCTCGTGGCTCCTCTCACCGCTCCCGGCTGCCGGCTCTTCCTTCTGCCCTTCCTCCCTTCGGGAGACGGCTGAAGAAAGTCCTCCCAGCGCAGGGGGGGTGGTAG